In Sphingomonas sp. LR60, the following are encoded in one genomic region:
- a CDS encoding TonB-dependent receptor — MLRTTTCLAALLVTAPAFAQTDPTTTQPLPTVDASPQASAPAVDDTSGDVVVTGYRQSIASALAAKRNDIRITDGISAEDIGKFPAQNITEAIQRIAGVQMSNINGRGSTISIRGLGPQYARTTINGQTFASADFKDGFRYDIIQTDLASAIQVVKSPVADMDAGGLAGTVNIDTVKPLAYKGPSFVAGIKGYHSDYRGGVTPKINGAYIKSFADDTIGIMLDLGYQKLKDRGDYLFIKNWYQPGAVTGASDVQVPGNLRYRRIDRDTEQLMGSGAVQWKPTSNFEALLQAEYSRDHTTYDTRQMVFGRWAASAVTVNSKANGVANNISISNFNVDNNDQPELRKLQTQAYTGTINWSPGDTFHVHAVGHYTQGDAKLYEWATIDEVRFRNGGTLDISNPENVKWDTASLTDGSIYNTGNRTWFAFVDGATHIQSARDRAGQIDLTKDVDAAGIKSFVFGAKFHHESFQTLAYRHDRDGDMDNLGAYPEYGSIPDLGSTGVLVNNFLGNDMSIPHQFLSVNAPLWQSILRDNGINVPDTPDWPNTYRVDRYIPAVYGMMNVDGMLFGKSMRGNIGARYEHTKQDVTVSVTDGTDSNAKLIGTQHVKQDYGNFLPSASLALDLTSRFVARLAVAKVLVRPLLNNQTQMADTIFRDTSSLRPSVSVSQGESRLKPLTANQADLSFEFYHGNGNSITLAGFYKAIKNGTFTQFYCPSSYDGVSLNGVVSDCQSADGRTDYSFSRKLNDNNVIHVKGIELGASQNFDMLLPVKGFGVVGNVTVVDTDAKALGTGFNLRDLSKLTWNLTPYWENQMFSARLSVNHRSSYVQDASTSFFVNGGLIHTVRPRTQMDVALGFTPSPALSFTAGIINLNDTHEDAYQTTADTFQMTSRTGRTFYLSASTRF, encoded by the coding sequence TTGCTTCGGACGACGACGTGCCTTGCTGCCCTGCTGGTCACCGCACCGGCGTTCGCGCAGACCGATCCGACCACCACGCAACCGCTGCCGACCGTCGATGCGTCGCCGCAGGCATCCGCGCCGGCAGTCGACGACACCAGCGGCGACGTGGTCGTCACCGGTTATCGCCAGAGCATCGCCTCGGCGCTGGCCGCCAAGCGCAACGACATCCGCATCACCGACGGCATCTCCGCCGAGGACATCGGCAAGTTCCCCGCCCAGAACATCACCGAGGCGATCCAGCGGATCGCGGGCGTCCAGATGTCGAACATCAACGGCCGCGGCTCGACGATCAGCATTCGTGGCCTGGGGCCGCAATATGCGCGCACCACGATCAACGGCCAGACCTTCGCCAGCGCCGACTTCAAGGACGGCTTCCGCTACGACATCATCCAGACCGACCTCGCCAGCGCGATCCAGGTCGTGAAGTCGCCGGTCGCCGACATGGACGCGGGCGGGCTGGCAGGCACCGTCAACATCGATACCGTCAAGCCCCTGGCCTATAAGGGGCCGAGCTTCGTTGCCGGGATCAAGGGCTATCATTCCGACTATCGCGGCGGCGTGACCCCGAAGATCAACGGCGCGTACATCAAGAGCTTCGCCGACGACACGATCGGCATCATGCTCGATCTCGGCTATCAGAAGCTGAAGGATCGTGGCGATTACCTGTTCATCAAGAACTGGTATCAGCCCGGCGCAGTGACGGGCGCGAGCGACGTGCAGGTGCCGGGCAATCTGCGCTATCGCCGCATCGACCGCGACACCGAACAGCTGATGGGCAGCGGTGCCGTGCAATGGAAGCCGACCAGCAACTTCGAGGCGCTGCTCCAGGCCGAATATTCGCGCGATCACACCACCTATGACACGCGCCAGATGGTCTTCGGCCGCTGGGCAGCTTCGGCGGTGACGGTCAACAGCAAGGCGAACGGCGTCGCCAACAACATCTCAATCAGCAACTTCAACGTCGACAACAACGATCAGCCAGAACTGCGCAAGCTGCAGACGCAGGCGTACACCGGCACGATCAACTGGAGCCCGGGCGATACCTTCCACGTCCATGCCGTCGGCCATTACACGCAGGGCGATGCGAAACTGTACGAATGGGCGACGATCGACGAGGTGCGCTTTCGCAACGGCGGCACCCTCGACATTTCGAACCCCGAGAACGTCAAGTGGGACACCGCCAGCCTGACGGACGGCTCGATCTACAATACCGGCAACCGCACCTGGTTCGCGTTCGTCGACGGCGCGACGCACATCCAGTCGGCGCGTGATCGTGCAGGCCAGATCGACCTGACCAAGGATGTCGACGCCGCCGGCATCAAGTCGTTCGTGTTCGGCGCGAAGTTCCACCACGAAAGCTTCCAGACGCTCGCCTATCGCCACGACCGCGACGGCGACATGGACAACCTGGGCGCCTATCCGGAATATGGCTCGATCCCGGACCTGGGCTCGACCGGCGTGCTGGTGAACAACTTCCTCGGCAACGACATGTCGATCCCGCACCAGTTCCTGTCGGTGAATGCGCCGCTGTGGCAGTCGATCCTGCGCGACAATGGCATCAACGTCCCCGACACGCCCGACTGGCCCAATACCTATCGCGTCGATCGCTACATCCCGGCCGTCTATGGCATGATGAATGTCGACGGGATGCTGTTCGGCAAGTCGATGCGCGGCAATATCGGCGCGCGTTACGAGCACACAAAGCAGGACGTGACCGTCAGCGTGACCGACGGCACCGACAGCAACGCGAAGCTGATCGGGACACAGCACGTCAAGCAGGACTATGGCAACTTCCTGCCCAGCGCGAGCCTGGCGCTGGACCTGACGTCGCGCTTCGTCGCGCGTCTGGCGGTGGCCAAGGTGCTGGTGCGCCCGCTGCTGAACAACCAGACGCAGATGGCCGACACCATCTTCCGCGACACCAGCAGCCTGCGCCCCAGCGTTTCGGTGTCGCAGGGCGAATCGCGCCTGAAGCCGCTGACCGCCAACCAGGCCGATCTCAGCTTCGAATTCTACCACGGCAACGGCAATTCGATCACGCTCGCCGGCTTCTACAAGGCGATCAAGAACGGCACGTTCACGCAATTCTACTGCCCGTCGTCCTATGACGGCGTGTCGCTGAACGGCGTGGTCAGCGATTGCCAGTCGGCGGACGGGCGCACCGACTACAGCTTCAGCCGGAAGCTGAACGACAATAACGTCATCCATGTGAAGGGCATCGAGCTTGGCGCGTCGCAGAATTTCGACATGCTGCTGCCGGTCAAGGGCTTCGGCGTGGTCGGCAACGTCACGGTCGTCGATACCGATGCCAAGGCGCTCGGCACCGGCTTCAATCTGCGCGACCTGTCGAAGCTGACGTGGAACCTGACGCCGTACTGGGAGAACCAGATGTTCAGCGCGCGACTGTCGGTGAACCACCGCAGCTCGTACGTTCAGGATGCGTCGACCAGCTTCTTCGTCAACGGCGGGCTGATCCACACCGTCCGTCCGCGCACGCAGATGGACGTGGCGCTGGGCTTCACGCCCAGCCCGGCGCTCAGCTTCACCGCGGGCATCATCAACCTGAACGACACGCATGAGGATGCGTATCAGACGACCGCCGACACGTTCCAGATGACCAGCCGCACCGGCCGGACCTTCTACCTGTCGGCGTCGACGCGCTTCTGA
- the chrA gene encoding chromate efflux transporter — protein MTAVAADVAPPTRPEPVTLGQAFWVWLRIAMLSFGGPAGQIAVMHRILVDEKRWIGEQRFLHALNYCMLLPGPEAQQLATYIGWLMHRTKGGIVAGVLFIIPGAVAIMALSWVYVLYGRVGIVSALFFGLKCAVLAVVLQALVRIGGRALKSTPARALAAMAFVLIFFVGAPFPLIVLGAGIIGWWSARQGSTAFRGGGHGTSKGAIVADADTLLGEELPDHARPTWRETVRTVAIWLALWLLPVAVLLLALGSDNVFSRIATFFSTMAMVTFGGAYAVLAYVAQQSVDTYGWLGPREMLDGLGMAETTPGPLIMVLQFVGFLGAYREPGTLSPLLAGTLGGLLATWVTFVPCFLWIFLGAPFIERLRGNTAVAGALSAITAAVVGVVLNLAVWFALHTLFRTTTLVAAGPFRFDAPVLTSIDPAALVLSLGAAYAIFMTRAGVITTLLATSAAGLALYWLGAIR, from the coding sequence ATGACCGCGGTGGCAGCCGACGTCGCGCCTCCGACGCGTCCGGAACCGGTCACGCTCGGACAGGCTTTCTGGGTCTGGCTGCGTATCGCCATGCTCTCGTTCGGGGGTCCGGCCGGACAGATCGCGGTCATGCACCGCATCCTCGTCGACGAGAAACGATGGATCGGGGAGCAGCGGTTCCTGCACGCGCTGAATTACTGCATGCTGCTGCCGGGGCCGGAGGCACAGCAGCTCGCCACCTATATCGGTTGGCTGATGCACCGCACGAAAGGCGGCATCGTCGCCGGCGTATTGTTCATCATCCCCGGCGCCGTGGCGATCATGGCGCTGAGCTGGGTCTATGTCCTTTATGGTCGTGTCGGCATCGTCTCGGCGTTGTTCTTCGGCCTCAAGTGCGCCGTGTTGGCTGTGGTCCTTCAGGCGCTGGTGCGGATCGGCGGACGCGCGCTCAAATCCACTCCGGCAAGGGCACTGGCCGCGATGGCCTTCGTCCTGATCTTCTTCGTCGGCGCACCGTTCCCGCTGATCGTACTCGGCGCCGGGATCATCGGATGGTGGTCGGCGCGGCAGGGCAGCACTGCATTCCGTGGCGGCGGTCATGGCACTTCCAAAGGCGCGATCGTCGCCGATGCCGATACTCTGCTTGGCGAGGAACTCCCGGACCATGCCCGCCCGACGTGGCGGGAGACGGTACGCACCGTGGCCATCTGGCTCGCCCTATGGCTGCTGCCGGTCGCGGTGCTGCTGCTCGCTCTCGGATCCGACAACGTTTTCAGCCGAATCGCTACCTTCTTCTCGACGATGGCGATGGTCACGTTCGGAGGTGCTTATGCCGTCCTTGCCTATGTCGCGCAGCAGTCGGTTGACACTTATGGCTGGCTGGGACCGAGGGAAATGCTCGACGGGCTAGGCATGGCTGAGACGACACCGGGACCGCTCATCATGGTCTTGCAATTCGTCGGCTTCCTCGGTGCGTATCGCGAACCCGGCACGCTGTCGCCGCTGCTCGCCGGCACGCTGGGCGGATTGCTGGCGACGTGGGTCACGTTCGTGCCATGCTTCCTGTGGATCTTCCTCGGCGCGCCGTTCATCGAGAGACTGCGTGGCAATACCGCGGTTGCGGGCGCGCTGTCCGCGATCACGGCAGCGGTCGTCGGCGTCGTCCTCAACCTCGCTGTCTGGTTCGCACTACACACGCTCTTCCGCACAACAACCCTGGTCGCAGCAGGTCCATTTCGCTTCGACGCGCCGGTGCTGACCAGCATCGACCCCGCCGCCCTCGTGCTGTCGCTCGGGGCCGCCTACGCGATCTTCATGACGCGCGCCGGGGTCATAACGACGCTGCTTGCAACATCGGCCGCGGGGCTCGCGCTCTATTGGCTGGGCGCGATCCGGTGA
- a CDS encoding chromate resistance protein ChrB domain-containing protein → MVIVDDAGDGSAIATAAILRSDGVAAEALEGGFAAWLAGGWPTVSLAHLPPRHDDGRTWWVTRARPKVDRIACPWLIRRFVDPDARFLFVAPGEVLTVAAQKQAEPFDVADQRVFWSHRDERCTFDVMVEAFGLDGHEPLVRLAAIVRGADTDQLDLVPEAAGLLAISLGLSRIHSDDHAQLEAGMPIYDALYRWCRDAQGEKHNWSSHQPARGKVSA, encoded by the coding sequence GTGGTGATCGTCGATGATGCGGGCGACGGCTCCGCTATCGCGACCGCGGCGATCTTGCGGAGCGATGGGGTCGCGGCGGAAGCGCTCGAAGGAGGGTTCGCCGCTTGGCTAGCGGGAGGGTGGCCCACGGTGTCGCTGGCGCACCTGCCGCCGCGGCACGATGACGGTCGGACGTGGTGGGTGACGCGAGCGCGGCCCAAGGTTGATCGCATCGCCTGTCCGTGGCTGATCAGGCGCTTCGTCGATCCCGATGCCCGCTTCCTGTTCGTGGCACCCGGAGAGGTGCTGACCGTCGCCGCGCAGAAACAGGCCGAACCGTTTGACGTTGCAGACCAGCGCGTGTTCTGGAGTCACCGGGACGAGCGCTGCACCTTCGACGTGATGGTAGAAGCGTTCGGTCTGGACGGGCATGAGCCGCTGGTCCGCCTGGCTGCGATTGTCCGCGGTGCGGACACCGATCAGCTCGACCTCGTGCCCGAGGCGGCTGGTCTTTTGGCAATCTCGCTTGGCCTGTCGCGCATCCACAGCGACGATCATGCCCAGCTTGAAGCTGGTATGCCGATATACGACGCCCTCTATCGCTGGTGTCGCGACGCGCAGGGCGAGAAGCACAACTGGTCCTCGCATCAGCCTGCGCGCGGGAAGGTGTCGGCATGA
- the lysA gene encoding diaminopimelate decarboxylase: protein MSFFDYRDGVLCAEDVALPMIADAVGTPVHVYSAGALRHAADAFTSALRDLPSARFAFAIKANPNGAVLRLLAQRGYGADIVSGGELRRALDAGIAPADVVFSGVGKTDRELIDALEAGIGQFNLELEEEGGVLAQLARRRGKRAPAVLRVNPDVDGGTHAKITTGWRTSKFGVDIAGAPDMYDRLAKLDGLDLQGIALHIGSQISDLEPLETAYRRIGALVLELRARGHTITRVDLGGGLGITYRPEDVMPSLADYASMVARVTHDWNVSLTFEPGRIITGLAGVLLTRVIWVKPSQHRPFVIVDAAMNDLARPALYDAYHRFAAVRPDGRTMVADIAGPVCETGDIFGVDRAIDQVDRGDLAVFHATGAYGAAMASIYNSRPISPQVMVDEDRFELVGDRTMFSDLSMRPQRKSRTVDPALSGAVRQAA, encoded by the coding sequence ATGAGCTTCTTCGACTATCGTGACGGCGTCCTGTGCGCCGAGGACGTCGCGCTGCCGATGATCGCCGATGCGGTCGGTACGCCCGTCCACGTCTATTCGGCGGGCGCGCTCCGGCATGCGGCCGACGCGTTCACGTCGGCCCTGCGCGATCTGCCTTCCGCCCGGTTCGCGTTTGCGATCAAGGCCAATCCAAACGGCGCTGTCCTCCGGCTGCTCGCACAGCGCGGCTACGGTGCCGATATCGTGTCAGGCGGCGAGCTGCGTCGGGCCCTGGATGCAGGGATTGCCCCTGCGGATGTCGTCTTCTCTGGCGTTGGAAAGACCGATCGGGAACTGATCGACGCGCTGGAGGCCGGCATCGGCCAGTTCAACCTCGAGCTGGAGGAAGAGGGCGGCGTTCTGGCACAACTCGCGCGGCGACGCGGTAAGCGCGCGCCGGCGGTGTTGCGCGTCAATCCCGATGTGGATGGCGGAACGCACGCCAAGATCACGACCGGCTGGCGGACCAGCAAATTCGGCGTCGATATCGCCGGCGCGCCGGATATGTATGATCGGCTTGCGAAACTGGACGGGCTCGATCTGCAAGGGATAGCGCTGCATATCGGCAGTCAGATCAGCGATCTCGAACCACTGGAGACCGCCTATCGCCGGATCGGCGCGCTAGTTCTCGAACTTCGCGCCCGCGGGCACACGATCACCCGTGTCGATCTGGGTGGTGGGCTTGGGATTACTTATCGGCCTGAAGATGTGATGCCGTCGCTTGCCGATTACGCGTCGATGGTCGCTCGGGTCACGCACGACTGGAATGTCAGCCTCACGTTCGAGCCGGGTCGCATCATCACCGGGCTAGCCGGCGTCCTGCTGACGCGGGTGATCTGGGTAAAACCAAGCCAGCACCGCCCGTTCGTCATCGTCGATGCCGCGATGAACGATCTGGCGCGTCCCGCGCTCTACGACGCCTACCACCGCTTCGCAGCCGTCCGGCCAGATGGACGGACGATGGTTGCCGACATCGCCGGGCCGGTCTGCGAAACCGGTGACATTTTCGGTGTCGATCGTGCGATCGATCAGGTTGATCGTGGGGATCTGGCGGTTTTCCATGCAACCGGCGCGTACGGCGCCGCGATGGCCTCAATCTACAATTCTCGCCCGATAAGCCCGCAAGTGATGGTCGATGAGGATAGGTTCGAGCTGGTCGGTGATCGTACCATGTTTTCTGATCTGTCGATGCGGCCACAGCGCAAGTCTCGCACGGTAGATCCCGCTCTCAGTGGGGCAGTGAGACAAGCAGCTTAG
- a CDS encoding SAM-dependent methyltransferase, translating to MTPKLKPFVTADCPSSTSTVTPSTILGSRAAHNDARWTDICVALAALRERGRHSVRIVDADCACGTLLIEAVRHAKALGFTAVEGRGIDGSPAMIGRSRAAAARLHEPAIGLTFEVADMIEALASETDFPADIVLWHGGRAEDDRPGVRVSLAKSGNIILGDHHFSSDRARAA from the coding sequence ATGACACCGAAACTGAAGCCGTTCGTCACGGCCGATTGTCCGTCGTCCACATCAACGGTTACCCCGTCCACGATCCTGGGCAGCCGTGCTGCACACAATGATGCGCGCTGGACTGATATCTGCGTCGCGCTTGCTGCTCTGCGCGAGCGAGGGCGCCATTCCGTCCGTATCGTCGACGCCGACTGCGCGTGCGGCACCTTGCTGATCGAGGCAGTGCGTCACGCCAAGGCGCTCGGCTTCACGGCGGTCGAGGGCCGCGGCATCGATGGCTCACCGGCGATGATCGGGCGGTCGCGTGCAGCAGCTGCACGTCTGCACGAACCGGCGATCGGGCTCACCTTTGAAGTCGCGGATATGATCGAGGCACTGGCGAGCGAAACCGATTTCCCGGCAGACATCGTCCTGTGGCACGGTGGTCGCGCCGAAGATGATCGTCCAGGCGTGCGGGTAAGTCTCGCGAAGTCGGGGAACATCATCCTCGGCGATCACCATTTCTCAAGCGATCGGGCACGGGCGGCATGA
- a CDS encoding magnesium and cobalt transport protein CorA: MPVIAAYLYRHGRRVREIAIDERVDCPSDRSEFVWIGLSDPCSDEIDMLQRLYNLHPLAIEDALKDGQLPKVDVYGDQLFVIGRTAHLSDGHIVYGQTAAFLGHSHIITVRQGSTRSYTPLREHLEAAPDLLGKGGDYVLHAILDFIVDGYMPLMTALEEEVASMEQRMLDTFLDRAEIARIFALRRDLMRFDRILVPMEEVARKLSKNELPCVDAEARLYFRDVLDHVRRVEAMASGLRDLLSSVFEFSNLIEQQRTGAITRQLAAWAAILAVPTAIAGIYGMNFEHMPELRSPYGYPITIGVILTICSALYWRFRKARWL, translated from the coding sequence ATGCCTGTCATCGCCGCCTATCTGTATCGCCATGGCCGCCGTGTTCGTGAGATCGCGATCGACGAACGGGTCGATTGCCCCTCCGACCGATCGGAGTTCGTCTGGATCGGACTGTCCGATCCGTGTTCGGACGAAATCGACATGCTGCAGCGCCTCTACAATCTGCACCCACTGGCGATTGAGGACGCGCTCAAGGACGGGCAGCTGCCGAAGGTCGACGTCTACGGCGATCAATTGTTCGTCATTGGCCGGACTGCCCATCTATCCGACGGGCACATCGTCTACGGACAGACGGCGGCCTTTCTCGGCCACAGCCATATCATCACCGTTCGGCAAGGCTCGACCAGGTCATACACGCCGCTGCGCGAGCATCTGGAGGCCGCGCCCGACCTGCTGGGCAAGGGCGGGGACTATGTTCTCCATGCCATCCTCGACTTCATCGTCGACGGCTACATGCCGCTGATGACAGCGCTCGAGGAAGAAGTCGCGAGCATGGAGCAGCGGATGCTCGACACCTTTCTCGATCGCGCCGAGATCGCTCGCATCTTCGCGTTGCGACGTGACCTGATGCGCTTCGATCGCATTCTGGTGCCGATGGAGGAGGTCGCCCGCAAGCTGTCGAAGAACGAGCTGCCGTGCGTCGATGCCGAGGCTCGGCTATATTTCCGCGATGTGCTGGATCACGTCCGCCGGGTCGAGGCGATGGCGAGCGGCTTGCGCGATCTGCTGTCGTCGGTGTTCGAGTTCAGCAATCTGATCGAGCAGCAGCGCACCGGCGCGATCACGCGCCAGCTTGCGGCCTGGGCAGCGATCCTGGCGGTGCCGACTGCCATCGCCGGCATCTACGGCATGAACTTCGAGCATATGCCGGAGCTGCGGAGCCCGTACGGTTACCCCATAACCATTGGCGTGATCCTGACGATCTGTTCGGCGCTGTACTGGCGCTTCCGCAAGGCGCGTTGGTTGTAG